A section of the Paenibacillus yonginensis genome encodes:
- the kdpF gene encoding K(+)-transporting ATPase subunit F, producing the protein MIWVLLALTATLFLYLTYALIHPEKF; encoded by the coding sequence ATGATCTGGGTACTGCTGGCTTTGACAGCCACGCTGTTTCTTTATTTAACTTATGCGCTTATTCATCCGGAAAAATTTTAG
- a CDS encoding response regulator, producing the protein MNNKPVILVVEDDKPIRKLITTTLETQGYKYLTAHTGEVSIMETLSKTPDLMILDLGLPDIDGIEIIRKVRSWSNLPIIVVSARSEDRDKIEALDAGADDYLTKPFSVEELLARLRVSLRRIRNDSARLLGDSSIYTNGDLKIDYGAGCVWLSGEEVHLTPSEYKLLCLLAKNSGKVLTYNYIINEIWGSHSYDIPALRVFMATLRKKIEKTASQQKFIQTHIGVGYRMLQISEE; encoded by the coding sequence ATGAATAACAAGCCGGTTATCCTGGTCGTGGAAGATGACAAGCCTATCCGGAAGTTGATCACGACTACGCTTGAAACTCAGGGCTATAAATATTTGACGGCTCATACGGGCGAGGTTTCCATCATGGAGACGTTGTCCAAAACCCCGGATTTGATGATTCTGGATCTTGGGCTGCCGGACATAGATGGAATAGAAATTATCCGCAAGGTGCGCTCCTGGTCCAATTTGCCGATTATTGTGGTCAGCGCCCGGAGTGAAGACCGGGACAAAATTGAAGCGCTCGATGCCGGGGCCGATGATTATTTGACCAAGCCGTTCAGCGTGGAGGAGTTGCTGGCGCGGCTAAGAGTGAGCCTGCGAAGAATCCGGAACGACAGTGCCAGGCTGCTCGGCGACTCGTCCATTTACACCAACGGAGACCTGAAGATCGACTACGGCGCGGGCTGTGTCTGGTTGTCGGGGGAAGAGGTCCATCTGACGCCAAGCGAATATAAGCTTCTTTGTCTGCTGGCCAAAAATTCCGGCAAAGTGTTGACGTACAACTATATCATCAACGAGATTTGGGGCAGCCATTCGTACGATATCCCTGCCTTACGCGTATTTATGGCTACTCTTCGCAAAAAGATCGAAAAAACAGCCTCCCAGCAAAAGTTTATCCAGACCCATATCGGGGTTGGCTACCGGATGCTGCAGATTTCGGAGGAATAA